From a region of the Vaginimicrobium propionicum genome:
- the secG gene encoding preprotein translocase subunit SecG yields the protein MNGAILAVSIILVIVSIVLTAFILLHKGKGGGLGDLFGGGMTTGLSGTSVAERNLDRLTIIVGVVWVVCIFALAILYKISA from the coding sequence ATGAACGGAGCTATTTTGGCGGTGTCGATCATTTTGGTGATCGTCAGCATCGTTCTGACCGCATTTATTCTGCTGCACAAAGGCAAGGGTGGTGGCTTAGGCGACCTGTTTGGTGGCGGTATGACCACCGGGCTTTCTGGCACGTCAGTGGCCGAACGCAACCTTGACCGACTAACCATCATCGTTGGTGTGGTTTGGGTCGTGTGTATTTTCGCGCTGGCAATTCTTTATAAGATCAGCGCTTAA
- the uvrC gene encoding excinuclease ABC subunit UvrC yields the protein MADPASYRPPPGSIPTDPGVYRYLDAHGKVIYVGKAKNLRNRLNSYFGDPASLHPRTQTMMRTAAKIDWTVVRNELESLQLEYTWIQLYKPRFNIMYRDDKSYPWLAITFSDTFPRVFVGRGQKRRGWRYFGPFAKAWTVRESVDELLKVFPMRSCTDGVFKRAQATGRPCLLGFIGKCSAPCVGRVTADEHRAIVEDFMSFWSGHSKALEKKLAKQMTAAAEAMEYERAASLRDALAALAQVSEKNAIVLPEGSDLDVINVADEPLEIAVQIFRVRNGRVRSEHAWVADRPDDSPVGELLEALLLQIYDDKALRTETETIPPEILLPAMPESADILAQLLSDQRGSNVELRVPQRGGKHDLFLTVGLNAKEALARHKTKRAADLTTRNQALSQLQEAIGLDSAPLRIEGYDISHTQGQQVVGSMVVFEDGLARKSEYRRFIIKSFEGSNDVGAMDEVLRRRLTRLAQDRKAMADDEMLIDPTTGVARKFSYAPALIVVDGGLPQVNAAQKVLDETGFAGEITLIGLAKRLEEVWIPGQEFPVILPRGSQALYLLQRVRDESHRFAITFHRSRRAKAMVESVLDDVPGLGEMRRKTLLSVFPSLKQLRAASVNEIAQLPGFGTKTAQAVVDVLAEEPEQLGVNTATGELLD from the coding sequence ATGGCAGATCCGGCCAGTTACCGTCCGCCTCCAGGCTCGATACCTACAGACCCAGGCGTTTATCGTTACCTTGATGCTCACGGCAAGGTGATTTATGTCGGCAAAGCGAAAAATCTGCGCAACAGATTAAACTCCTATTTCGGCGACCCAGCCAGCTTGCACCCGCGTACTCAAACGATGATGCGTACTGCCGCCAAAATTGATTGGACAGTGGTGCGAAACGAATTGGAATCGCTACAACTTGAATACACCTGGATTCAGCTTTATAAGCCGCGATTCAATATCATGTATCGCGACGATAAATCTTACCCGTGGTTAGCTATTACCTTTAGCGATACTTTCCCGAGAGTATTCGTCGGCAGGGGGCAAAAACGACGTGGATGGCGCTACTTCGGTCCTTTCGCCAAAGCTTGGACGGTACGCGAAAGCGTCGATGAGCTACTGAAAGTTTTTCCGATGCGCTCATGCACCGACGGGGTTTTTAAGCGTGCCCAGGCCACGGGAAGGCCTTGCCTACTAGGTTTTATCGGAAAATGCTCGGCTCCTTGTGTCGGACGAGTGACTGCTGACGAACATCGCGCGATAGTTGAAGATTTCATGTCATTTTGGTCTGGCCATTCCAAAGCCTTAGAGAAGAAGTTGGCTAAGCAGATGACTGCCGCAGCTGAGGCAATGGAATATGAGCGTGCTGCGAGTCTGCGTGATGCCTTGGCGGCGCTTGCACAAGTCAGTGAGAAAAATGCCATCGTCTTACCGGAAGGTAGCGACCTGGATGTGATTAATGTGGCGGATGAGCCACTAGAGATCGCCGTCCAGATTTTCCGAGTGCGCAATGGCAGGGTTCGTTCCGAACATGCCTGGGTTGCTGACCGCCCAGATGATTCTCCGGTGGGGGAGCTGCTCGAGGCGTTGCTGCTGCAAATCTATGATGACAAGGCATTACGCACCGAAACAGAGACCATACCCCCAGAGATTCTATTGCCGGCTATGCCGGAAAGCGCGGATATTTTGGCTCAGCTTTTAAGTGACCAACGTGGGTCTAACGTCGAGTTACGGGTGCCGCAGCGTGGGGGAAAACATGATTTATTTTTAACTGTTGGGCTTAACGCGAAAGAAGCTTTGGCTAGGCATAAGACGAAACGTGCAGCTGATTTGACCACCAGAAATCAAGCATTAAGCCAGCTTCAAGAAGCCATTGGTTTAGATAGCGCGCCATTACGCATTGAAGGTTATGACATCTCGCATACTCAAGGTCAGCAAGTTGTCGGTTCAATGGTTGTTTTCGAAGATGGGTTGGCCAGAAAATCTGAGTATCGGCGCTTTATTATTAAATCTTTTGAAGGTTCTAACGACGTCGGCGCCATGGATGAGGTGTTGAGGCGACGATTGACTCGTCTGGCTCAAGACCGGAAAGCCATGGCAGATGATGAGATGCTTATTGACCCAACAACGGGGGTGGCTAGGAAATTCTCTTACGCGCCGGCGTTAATAGTTGTTGATGGTGGTCTTCCTCAGGTTAATGCTGCTCAAAAAGTATTGGACGAAACTGGTTTCGCTGGCGAAATTACTCTCATTGGATTAGCGAAACGTCTAGAAGAGGTGTGGATTCCTGGCCAGGAGTTTCCGGTTATCTTGCCACGCGGCTCTCAGGCGCTATACCTTTTGCAGCGGGTACGTGATGAATCCCACCGCTTCGCTATCACCTTTCATCGCAGCCGGCGCGCAAAAGCGATGGTCGAATCTGTGCTCGACGATGTTCCTGGTTTAGGTGAAATGCGCCGTAAGACGCTGCTGTCAGTTTTCCCATCTCTAAAACAGTTGCGTGCTGCTTCAGTTAACGAGATTGCCCAATTACCAGGTTTTGGAACGAAAACCGCGCAAGCTGTGGTTGACGTCCTAGCTGAGGAGCCAGAACAACTTGGGGTAAATACCGCCACCGGTGAACTTTTGGACTAA
- a CDS encoding RNA polymerase-binding protein RbpA: MSGGIAIRGSRVGAGPVGEAERGDAAPRMRVSYFCANGHETRPAFAAGAEVPDDWECTRCGLPASKDQNNPPPPPKTAVYKTHLAYVKERRNEKEASAILKEALESLRERRANGEVIY, encoded by the coding sequence GTGTCAGGTGGAATTGCGATTCGCGGCAGTAGGGTCGGTGCCGGTCCAGTAGGGGAGGCTGAACGCGGTGATGCTGCTCCCCGGATGCGGGTAAGTTATTTTTGCGCTAACGGACACGAGACGCGTCCAGCATTTGCTGCTGGAGCTGAGGTTCCTGACGATTGGGAATGTACTCGTTGTGGTCTGCCGGCAAGTAAAGACCAAAATAACCCGCCACCACCGCCGAAAACTGCTGTCTATAAAACTCACTTGGCTTATGTGAAAGAGCGTCGCAACGAAAAAGAGGCTTCTGCGATTCTTAAAGAGGCTCTTGAATCGCTACGCGAGCGTCGAGCTAACGGCGAGGTTATCTACTAG
- the whiA gene encoding DNA-binding protein WhiA, with amino-acid sequence MALTRQVKAELAAVHVSKPETRRAELAAMLRFAGSLHLVGGKIVVEAEFDIGAAARRVRKTIADLYGFDSDLVVINPAGIRKNSRYVIRMIKNGRDLARLIGLIDSRGFPVRGMPPQIVGGGIREQVAAWRGAFLARGSLTEPGRSMSLEITCPSSESALAMVGSARRLDIIAKARQSRGVDKVVIKDGDAISGLLARMGAHDAVLVWEERRIRREVKASATRLANFDDANLRRSAKAAVAASARVNRALEILGDDIPAHLLAAGKLRLANKQASLEELGQLHEPPITKDAIAGRIRRLLAMADKAASEQGIPDTKSALQQIADQ; translated from the coding sequence ATGGCGTTAACGCGGCAAGTGAAAGCGGAATTGGCTGCGGTGCATGTTTCTAAGCCCGAGACTAGGCGTGCAGAGTTAGCGGCGATGTTGCGCTTTGCTGGCAGCCTTCACCTAGTGGGCGGGAAAATTGTGGTGGAAGCCGAATTCGATATTGGTGCTGCCGCTCGGCGGGTCAGGAAGACTATCGCCGATCTTTATGGCTTTGATTCTGATTTAGTGGTGATTAATCCTGCTGGAATAAGGAAAAACAGCAGATATGTCATTCGAATGATAAAGAACGGCAGAGATCTTGCCAGACTTATTGGATTAATTGATTCACGCGGCTTTCCGGTGCGCGGCATGCCGCCACAGATCGTCGGCGGTGGGATTAGGGAGCAGGTTGCTGCTTGGCGAGGAGCATTCTTGGCTCGCGGTTCATTAACTGAGCCTGGTCGCTCAATGTCGTTGGAGATTACCTGCCCTTCGTCCGAATCGGCGTTAGCCATGGTTGGCTCTGCCAGGCGACTAGACATCATTGCAAAAGCTAGGCAGTCGCGAGGCGTAGACAAGGTCGTCATCAAAGATGGGGATGCGATTTCTGGACTGCTAGCTCGAATGGGTGCTCACGATGCTGTACTCGTTTGGGAGGAGCGTCGGATTCGTCGGGAAGTCAAGGCTTCAGCTACGCGTCTAGCTAATTTTGATGATGCCAACCTGCGTCGTTCTGCTAAAGCAGCTGTGGCAGCCAGTGCCAGAGTAAATAGAGCTTTAGAGATTTTAGGTGACGATATCCCTGCGCATTTGCTGGCTGCCGGAAAACTGCGGCTAGCCAATAAACAGGCCAGTCTTGAAGAATTGGGTCAGTTGCATGAGCCGCCAATAACTAAGGACGCAATTGCCGGTCGGATCCGTAGATTATTGGCTATGGCAGATAAAGCTGCTAGTGAACAAGGAATACCTGATACCAAATCTGCGTTACAACAAATAGCTGACCAATAG
- the rapZ gene encoding RNase adapter RapZ — protein MDKQLPKVVIVTGLSGAGRRTAMHAMEDLGWFVVDNIPPVLLPNLIDVAGRGNETRLAVGLDVRSREMFEQLPRVFVSLAALGITPEVCFLEANDETIVKRQESSRRPLPLQDGGSIMEALAKERRMLRNIRASADVVIDTSATNVHQLKRRIAHLYGGEQADNLRIQVMSFGFKNGLPLDADMVFDVRFLPNPHWVPHLRPKTGLSEEVSSYVLGQDGAEEFLDQLVEIISTIEPGYVREGKLLATVAIGCTGGKHRSTSMSEALAARLRERGMSVSVLHRDLGLE, from the coding sequence GTGGATAAACAGCTGCCCAAGGTTGTGATTGTTACCGGATTGTCTGGTGCGGGACGCCGAACGGCCATGCACGCCATGGAGGATCTGGGCTGGTTTGTGGTCGATAACATTCCGCCGGTGCTATTACCAAACCTCATTGATGTTGCTGGCAGGGGGAATGAAACCCGCCTGGCAGTCGGTTTGGATGTGCGTAGTCGAGAAATGTTTGAGCAGCTTCCTAGAGTTTTCGTTAGTTTGGCAGCGCTAGGGATAACGCCGGAAGTGTGTTTTTTAGAGGCTAATGACGAAACTATCGTTAAGCGTCAAGAATCATCTCGTCGCCCGCTGCCGCTTCAAGATGGCGGCTCGATAATGGAGGCTTTGGCTAAAGAACGTCGGATGTTGCGTAATATTCGTGCTTCGGCAGACGTTGTTATTGATACTTCAGCGACTAATGTTCACCAACTAAAGCGTCGGATTGCTCATCTTTATGGTGGCGAGCAAGCAGATAATTTGCGTATTCAGGTGATGAGTTTCGGATTCAAGAATGGTCTGCCGTTGGACGCCGACATGGTTTTTGATGTCCGATTTTTACCCAACCCACATTGGGTACCGCATTTGCGTCCTAAGACTGGTTTGTCTGAAGAAGTGAGCAGCTATGTGCTAGGTCAGGACGGGGCTGAAGAATTTCTTGATCAGTTGGTTGAGATCATTTCCACTATTGAGCCAGGCTATGTTCGAGAAGGTAAACTCCTGGCCACGGTAGCTATTGGCTGTACTGGTGGAAAACATCGTTCAACGTCAATGAGCGAGGCCTTGGCGGCTAGGTTACGCGAGCGTGGTATGAGCGTCAGCGTGCTGCATCGTGATCTGGGTTTGGAGTAA
- a CDS encoding carbohydrate ABC transporter permease, with protein MSSTTKTKQSRYSKRRVEPIYYLFLVPSLILFTLAITVPGIIGIFFSFTDSIGIGEWHFIGFTNYIASFSDPAILRSYLFTFGFSIATVIVVNVIAFLLAVGLTSKIRFTTGLRTIFVIPMVISGIIIAYVFNFLFSNSFPSLGETLGIDWLSTSILANSDWAWTAIVAVTAWQAIPSTLLIYIAGLTSVPADVYEAADIDGASKSQQLLKITLPLVFGYVIINTIIGFKGFLNAYDIIVGLTNGGPGTATRSIAMTIIAGFNGGDYAYQMANATIFFIIAVLISLLQLSLMRGRNQL; from the coding sequence ATGAGCAGCACCACAAAAACGAAACAATCGCGTTATTCAAAGCGGCGGGTGGAGCCGATTTACTACCTATTCCTGGTGCCGAGCCTGATTCTGTTTACGCTGGCTATCACCGTGCCGGGCATTATCGGGATCTTCTTCAGCTTCACAGATTCGATAGGAATCGGGGAATGGCATTTCATTGGGTTCACGAACTATATTGCCTCTTTCTCTGATCCGGCCATCTTGAGAAGCTATCTATTTACCTTCGGGTTCTCGATAGCTACGGTGATTGTCGTAAATGTGATTGCTTTCTTGCTGGCGGTCGGGTTGACGTCAAAAATACGATTCACGACCGGATTGCGGACGATTTTCGTTATCCCGATGGTCATCTCGGGCATCATCATCGCCTATGTGTTTAACTTCCTCTTCTCTAATTCCTTCCCGTCCCTGGGCGAGACATTAGGTATCGATTGGCTGTCCACAAGTATCTTGGCCAATTCCGATTGGGCTTGGACGGCAATCGTCGCGGTGACCGCTTGGCAAGCCATTCCCAGCACCTTGCTGATTTATATCGCCGGTTTGACGTCGGTGCCTGCCGATGTTTATGAAGCCGCCGATATCGATGGAGCATCAAAGTCTCAGCAATTGCTAAAAATCACGTTGCCACTGGTATTCGGCTACGTGATTATCAACACGATTATTGGGTTCAAGGGTTTCTTGAATGCTTACGACATCATCGTCGGTTTAACAAATGGCGGGCCTGGGACGGCTACCCGATCTATCGCAATGACCATCATCGCCGGCTTCAACGGCGGTGATTACGCCTATCAAATGGCTAATGCCACGATATTCTTCATCATCGCGGTGCTTATCTCACTTCTCCAACTGTCACTGATGCGCGGGAGGAATCAACTGTAA
- a CDS encoding phosphoglycerate kinase has product MRSLADLGELRGKRVVIRCDFNVPLDGDTITDDGRIKAALPTLTKLLNAGARVTVMAHLGRPKGQVNPKFSLAPVAKRLGELLGQEVKFADDVVGQSAQEISKSLLDGEIALVENVRYEPAEQSKDEAERGDLAKKYAAFGDVFVSDGFGVVHRKQASVYDVAKLLPAAAGELVGKEVEVLSKVTENPERPFVVVLGGAKVADKLAVIDNLLKIADTLIVGGGMAYTFLKAQGLEVGESILDESKLAEVRGYLDQAKAAGKQILLPVDVRVAQGMDFDAKKPLGEVSVVAADAIPAGKEGLDIGPETEKLFSEAISKAKTVFWNGPMGVAEINEFANGTKALAKALAQSDAFTVIGGGDSAAIVRDLGYADDQFGWISTGGGASLEYLEGKELPGLSVLKEN; this is encoded by the coding sequence ATGAGGTCTTTAGCTGATTTGGGTGAGCTACGCGGCAAGCGCGTAGTTATCCGTTGTGATTTTAATGTGCCGCTCGACGGCGACACTATTACTGATGATGGCCGGATCAAGGCTGCTTTGCCGACACTTACCAAACTGCTTAACGCTGGCGCCAGGGTCACCGTCATGGCGCACCTTGGTCGCCCTAAAGGGCAAGTGAATCCAAAGTTCTCTTTGGCTCCAGTAGCTAAGAGGTTGGGTGAGTTGCTGGGTCAAGAGGTCAAATTCGCTGATGACGTGGTCGGACAGTCTGCCCAGGAAATTTCTAAATCGCTTTTGGACGGCGAGATTGCTTTAGTGGAGAACGTCCGTTACGAGCCAGCAGAACAAAGCAAGGACGAAGCGGAACGAGGCGATCTGGCGAAGAAATATGCTGCTTTTGGTGATGTTTTCGTCTCTGACGGTTTCGGTGTTGTCCATCGTAAGCAGGCCTCCGTTTATGATGTTGCCAAGCTGCTACCGGCCGCTGCTGGCGAATTAGTTGGCAAAGAGGTTGAGGTACTCTCCAAGGTAACCGAGAATCCGGAACGGCCATTCGTGGTTGTCTTGGGTGGCGCCAAAGTCGCCGACAAGCTGGCCGTTATCGACAATCTGCTAAAAATTGCCGACACTCTAATTGTTGGCGGTGGTATGGCCTACACCTTCTTGAAAGCCCAGGGCTTAGAAGTCGGTGAATCCATTCTTGACGAATCGAAACTGGCTGAGGTTAGAGGCTATCTGGATCAAGCCAAGGCTGCAGGTAAGCAAATCCTGTTACCAGTGGATGTGCGAGTTGCCCAAGGCATGGATTTCGACGCTAAGAAGCCATTAGGTGAGGTTAGCGTTGTTGCTGCTGACGCGATTCCTGCAGGGAAAGAAGGCCTAGATATTGGCCCAGAAACTGAGAAGCTGTTTAGCGAGGCTATCTCTAAGGCCAAGACAGTATTTTGGAATGGGCCGATGGGCGTTGCCGAAATCAACGAATTTGCTAATGGAACAAAAGCACTAGCTAAAGCATTAGCTCAATCGGATGCCTTTACCGTAATTGGTGGCGGTGATTCCGCAGCTATCGTGCGAGACCTCGGATACGCTGACGACCAGTTCGGCTGGATCAGCACCGGTGGCGGGGCGTCGCTAGAATATCTTGAAGGTAAGGAACTGCCGGGCCTTAGCGTTTTGAAGGAGAATTAA
- the yvcK gene encoding uridine diphosphate-N-acetylglucosamine-binding protein YvcK, whose protein sequence is MWRSSVEPVRPKVVALGGGHGLSASLRALRQITEYLTAVVTVADDGGSSGRLRNEIGGIPPGDLRMALAALCPNNASGRAWAKLLQRRFVSTGPLNGHAVGNLLIESAWQDTDFVSGLDLVGNLIGIVGRVLPMSTIPLEIEADVMEVDRSMPDEARVVFGQHKVAITEGEVMAVRLVPDSPPVCKEAAQAIMDADYIVLGPGSWFTSVLPHLLVPDLAAAIVNSPGKRVLTLNVDATNETKGFSAARHIEVLAEHAPMLRLDYVIADNSFVKDETPLRNFVASLGGELVMADVRMRDGSARHETLRLASVYADLMYPQAGA, encoded by the coding sequence ATGTGGCGCTCAAGTGTTGAACCAGTTAGGCCAAAGGTGGTTGCCCTTGGTGGGGGACACGGATTATCGGCTTCGTTGCGTGCATTACGTCAGATTACAGAGTATTTAACGGCTGTAGTCACGGTAGCTGATGATGGTGGATCTTCTGGGCGGCTACGTAATGAGATTGGTGGTATTCCTCCTGGTGATTTACGGATGGCGCTAGCTGCATTGTGCCCTAATAATGCCTCTGGGCGGGCATGGGCTAAATTATTACAGCGCAGATTCGTTTCAACAGGCCCCTTAAATGGTCACGCGGTTGGTAACTTGTTGATCGAGTCTGCCTGGCAAGACACTGATTTTGTTAGCGGCCTAGACCTAGTTGGAAACCTAATCGGCATCGTTGGGCGAGTGTTGCCAATGTCCACCATCCCGCTGGAGATAGAAGCGGATGTTATGGAAGTCGATCGGTCGATGCCAGATGAGGCCAGGGTGGTTTTTGGTCAGCATAAAGTGGCAATAACCGAAGGTGAAGTCATGGCTGTTCGCTTGGTTCCGGATTCTCCGCCAGTTTGTAAAGAGGCAGCTCAGGCCATCATGGACGCCGACTACATCGTCCTAGGTCCCGGGTCGTGGTTTACCTCGGTGTTGCCACATTTATTGGTGCCTGATTTAGCAGCGGCGATAGTCAATTCTCCAGGCAAAAGAGTGCTGACTTTGAATGTTGATGCCACTAACGAAACTAAGGGTTTTTCGGCAGCTCGCCATATTGAGGTATTAGCCGAACACGCCCCCATGTTGCGTCTTGATTACGTAATTGCCGATAATTCCTTTGTAAAAGATGAAACACCGTTACGGAATTTTGTGGCTAGCCTCGGAGGGGAATTAGTGATGGCTGATGTCAGAATGCGTGATGGTAGCGCTCGGCATGAAACTTTGCGTCTAGCTAGTGTCTATGCAGATTTGATGTATCCGCAGGCTGGGGCATGA
- the gap gene encoding type I glyceraldehyde-3-phosphate dehydrogenase yields the protein MTVKVGINGFGRIGRNYYRALKNQGADIEVVAVNDLTDNKTLATLLKYDSILGRFPGEVTYDEESITANGETFKVFEEKDPAKLPWGKLGVDIVIESTGRFTDANAAKAHIEAGAKKVLISAPAKNEDITVVMGVNSDQYDPAKHNVISNASCTTNCLAPVAKVLQENFGIERGLMTTIHAYTADQRLQDAPHKDLRRARAAALNIIPTKTGAAQAVSLVLPELKGKFDGFALRVPVPTGSVTDLSFVASKEVTVEAINAAMKKAAEGELKGVLYYTEDPIVSSDIVGDPHTSIFDASYTKVIGNLVKVMSWYDNEAGYSNSLVSLTELVGSKL from the coding sequence ATGACTGTCAAGGTAGGCATCAACGGCTTCGGCCGTATCGGCCGTAACTACTATCGCGCTCTAAAGAATCAGGGTGCGGACATTGAGGTTGTGGCCGTTAACGACCTCACCGACAACAAAACACTCGCCACACTGCTGAAGTACGACTCCATTTTGGGTCGTTTCCCCGGTGAGGTGACTTACGACGAAGAGTCGATCACCGCTAACGGCGAGACTTTCAAGGTTTTTGAAGAAAAAGATCCCGCTAAGCTTCCGTGGGGGAAGCTAGGTGTAGACATCGTTATCGAGTCCACCGGTCGTTTCACTGACGCGAATGCTGCTAAGGCTCACATTGAGGCTGGCGCCAAGAAGGTGTTGATCTCGGCTCCGGCCAAGAATGAAGACATCACTGTCGTTATGGGTGTTAACTCTGACCAGTACGATCCGGCCAAGCACAACGTCATCTCGAACGCTTCCTGCACCACCAACTGCTTGGCTCCTGTCGCCAAGGTTCTCCAAGAGAACTTCGGCATTGAGCGTGGCCTTATGACCACTATTCACGCCTACACTGCAGACCAGCGTTTGCAGGACGCCCCCCACAAGGATCTGCGTCGTGCCCGCGCTGCCGCACTGAACATCATCCCGACTAAGACGGGTGCCGCTCAGGCCGTTTCTTTGGTGCTGCCAGAACTTAAAGGTAAGTTCGACGGTTTCGCGCTGCGCGTGCCAGTTCCCACTGGTTCGGTAACCGACCTATCTTTCGTAGCTAGCAAGGAGGTCACCGTCGAGGCTATCAATGCTGCCATGAAGAAGGCTGCTGAAGGTGAGCTGAAGGGTGTGCTTTACTACACCGAGGATCCGATTGTTTCTTCTGACATCGTCGGTGATCCGCACACTTCGATTTTCGATGCTTCCTATACCAAGGTGATCGGAAACCTAGTCAAGGTCATGTCGTGGTACGACAATGAGGCCGGCTATTCCAACAGCCTGGTTAGCTTGACTGAGCTAGTTGGCTCCAAGCTCTGA
- a CDS encoding ABC transporter substrate-binding protein has translation MVSIGSKRIKRLVIGVLAAALALPTIAGCAGSGGPEKIRFTFSKREAIAFMDEVVATYNQSQNKVRVEMDTSGVDVVSASFVRGNPPDLMLANYNMEVARFVDRCALTDLSDTKAASGMPEKYQPLLDQYGVCEGQMSAIPYSVMAAAVIYNKDIFAANGLSVPKTWDEFIAVCEKLKAAGITPIQATLKDDWTVGQGLYDYTVGGAIDVLDFFDKLAAQGDDVSSESEVSFSKNFAEPMAKMQQISASYLNPDANSRGYGDGNLAFANGQAAMYFQGPWAFSEIAKTVPDLNLGTFPLPMTNDEADLKVRVNLDLAAMIPKGSKHQEAARDFLEYLFQPEVIEAYNDSQLGFTPTKTAPAPSDPRIAGMIEYVDSGAVYQGPSVLVPKTIPVFNYAQAMALGASADEYLTTLDADWARLAFRAPKKEA, from the coding sequence ATGGTGTCTATCGGGTCAAAAAGGATAAAACGCCTGGTTATAGGGGTTCTGGCGGCTGCATTAGCGCTGCCCACCATCGCCGGATGCGCTGGCAGCGGCGGGCCGGAGAAAATCCGTTTTACATTCAGCAAGCGTGAGGCTATTGCATTTATGGACGAGGTTGTTGCGACTTACAACCAGTCACAAAACAAAGTGCGAGTCGAGATGGACACTTCAGGTGTGGATGTTGTTTCGGCTAGCTTCGTGCGTGGCAACCCGCCCGATCTGATGCTAGCGAATTACAACATGGAGGTGGCGCGTTTCGTAGACCGGTGCGCCCTGACTGACTTGAGTGACACGAAGGCGGCCTCGGGGATGCCGGAGAAATATCAACCTCTGCTTGACCAATACGGCGTGTGTGAGGGGCAAATGAGCGCAATCCCGTATTCGGTTATGGCGGCTGCCGTCATCTACAACAAAGACATTTTCGCCGCCAACGGCTTGTCAGTGCCAAAAACCTGGGACGAGTTCATAGCTGTATGCGAAAAACTAAAGGCCGCTGGGATAACGCCGATTCAGGCTACCTTGAAAGATGACTGGACAGTCGGCCAGGGTCTGTATGACTACACCGTTGGTGGCGCTATTGATGTGCTCGATTTCTTCGACAAGTTGGCTGCGCAAGGTGACGACGTTTCGTCTGAATCTGAGGTGTCTTTCTCGAAGAACTTCGCAGAGCCGATGGCTAAAATGCAACAGATATCGGCTTCCTACCTCAACCCGGACGCTAACTCTAGGGGTTACGGCGATGGCAACCTAGCTTTTGCCAATGGTCAGGCCGCGATGTATTTCCAAGGGCCATGGGCGTTCAGCGAGATAGCCAAGACAGTACCGGACTTGAACCTAGGCACTTTCCCGCTGCCAATGACGAATGATGAAGCCGACCTCAAGGTGCGTGTCAACTTGGATTTGGCGGCGATGATTCCGAAAGGGTCGAAGCACCAGGAAGCTGCCCGTGACTTCCTCGAATACCTTTTCCAGCCGGAAGTGATCGAAGCCTATAACGATTCTCAACTAGGGTTCACGCCGACGAAAACAGCCCCGGCGCCGTCTGACCCGAGGATCGCCGGAATGATCGAATATGTCGATTCGGGCGCTGTATATCAAGGTCCGTCGGTTTTGGTGCCAAAGACCATCCCCGTATTCAACTACGCCCAAGCCATGGCTTTAGGTGCCAGTGCGGACGAGTACCTGACAACGTTAGATGCTGACTGGGCTCGGTTAGCGTTCCGCGCGCCTAAGAAGGAGGCCTGA
- the tpiA gene encoding triose-phosphate isomerase: MARKPIMAGNWKMNLTHVDGLGLVQKLAWTLQDKKWDADQVEAVVIPPFTAIHTVQTIINGDRLKLHYGAQDISEHDNGAYTGDVSGEMLAKLGCQYVIVGHSERRQYHNETDEVVCSKVKKVIEYGMTPIMCCGEGLEIREAGNHVAHVTGQVAAGLSGIAAQDVEKMVIAYEPIWAIGTGKTASPQDAQEVCGAIRNKVAELYSQDVADKVRIQYGGSVKPDNVAEIMAQPDIDGALVGGASLDPDKFASIVLF; this comes from the coding sequence ATGGCGCGCAAGCCGATTATGGCTGGCAACTGGAAGATGAATCTAACTCACGTTGACGGGTTAGGTCTAGTGCAGAAGCTAGCCTGGACTTTGCAAGACAAGAAATGGGATGCTGACCAAGTTGAGGCTGTAGTCATCCCGCCATTCACTGCAATTCACACGGTTCAAACCATCATTAATGGTGATCGGTTGAAGTTGCATTATGGTGCTCAAGATATTTCTGAGCATGATAATGGTGCTTACACTGGCGACGTTTCTGGGGAAATGCTGGCCAAATTAGGGTGCCAGTACGTAATTGTTGGCCACTCTGAAAGACGTCAGTATCACAATGAGACTGATGAAGTTGTCTGCTCTAAGGTTAAGAAAGTCATCGAGTATGGCATGACCCCAATAATGTGCTGTGGTGAAGGCTTGGAGATTCGTGAAGCTGGCAACCATGTTGCCCACGTCACCGGCCAAGTTGCGGCTGGCCTGTCAGGCATTGCTGCCCAGGATGTTGAGAAAATGGTGATCGCTTACGAGCCGATTTGGGCGATTGGTACTGGCAAGACGGCCTCGCCGCAGGACGCTCAAGAGGTCTGTGGGGCAATCCGCAATAAGGTTGCTGAACTATACAGCCAGGATGTTGCGGACAAAGTGCGTATCCAGTACGGCGGCTCCGTCAAACCCGACAATGTGGCTGAAATCATGGCGCAGCCAGATATTGACGGCGCTTTGGTTGGCGGTGCGTCGCTAGACCCAGATAAGTTCGCCTCAATTGTGCTGTTCTGA